Proteins from a single region of Nomia melanderi isolate GNS246 chromosome 11, iyNomMela1, whole genome shotgun sequence:
- the LOC116435166 gene encoding LOW QUALITY PROTEIN: sodium/potassium-transporting ATPase subunit alpha (The sequence of the model RefSeq protein was modified relative to this genomic sequence to represent the inferred CDS: substituted 3 bases at 3 genomic stop codons): MAPDRWMKYVEKAGFRNLEGVASFCNRAEWASLSEGIPPPPLHKRKILGDASDVGLLKCIEVLMKEGVDIYSKTCTKVLMYIHAKWYFISFKGTPEKVFERCSTLVFGNETRALDDEVKKAYTESCYILANNGERVLGFADRDLPASAFPPGFIFKADPPNFPLQNLRLIVLISMMDPPRPTVPDTVYKCRCAGIKVIMVTGDHPDTARAIAKYVGIITHGFSQNGNNGYERSIVVTGNELQDLEPEGLDGIIKKYPEIIFARTSPVHKLXIVESCQRLHLITAVTGDEVNDLPALKKADIGIAMGISGTXIGKSQTILLNNDFLSIITGIEEGRRLFDNLKLSIAYIVASNFPEITPFLAFIILGIPLPVGVICVLCIDLGTDMYPAASLAYEKSASDIKIRKPSVLHVDHLVNRQLLFMAYGQIGVIKACAGFFTHFVIMAEHSFLPGKLLDLRSAWDSVVVNDLRDSFGQEWTYEQREILEHTCHTAFFVSIVIVQVANVVICKTRRNSLFYQGMHNWVLNFGILFEIIIACVVCXVPYMDKILRTYPLKLEWWLPHVPYAIIILIYDELRKLWIRKNPEGWWDRETCY, encoded by the exons ATGGCGCCTGACAGATGGATGAAGTATGTCGAGAAAGCTGGGTTTCGTAACTTAGAAGGGGTGGCTAGTTTCTGCAACCGTGCCGAATGGGCTTCTTTATCAGAAGGCATACCTCCACCTCCtttacataaaagaaaaatcttagGGGATGCTTCTGACGTTGGCTTGCTAAAGTGTATAGAAGTCCTGATGAAAGAAGGTGTAGACATTTACAGTAAGACCTGTACAAAGGTGTTAATGTACATTCACGC CAAGtggtatttcatttcttttaaggGCACGCCGGAAAAAGTTTTCGAACGGTGTTCAACCCTAGTGTTCGGTAACGAGACCAGGGCGCTCGATGACGAAGTCAAGAAAGCTTATACAGAATCTTGTTATATTCTCGCGAACAATGGCGAACGAGTACTCGGATTCGCTGATCGTGATCTTCCCGCCTCTGCTTTCCCGCCGGGTTTCATCTTCAAAGCTGATCCTCCAAACTTTCCTCTTCAGAATCTGAGACTA ATTGTGCTGATTTCGATGATGGATCCCCCGAGGCCAACAGTTCCAGACACAGTGTACAAGTGTCGCTGCGCCGGAATCAAGGTGATCATGGTAACTGGTGATCACCCTGACACAGCCAGAGCAATCGCGAAATACGTAGGCATTATTACCCATGGTTTCTCGCAAAATGGTAACAATGGATACGAACGTTCCATAGTGGTAACAGGAAACGAATTACAGGATCTTGAACCGGAAGGACTTGACGggattataaagaaatatcctGAGATAATTTTCGCGAGAACGTCGCCCGTGCATAAGCTCTAGATTGTCGAGAGTTGCCAAAGATTACATTTAATTACAGCTGTCACCGGCGATGAAGTTAATGACTTGCCGGCATTAAAGAAGGCCGACATTGGAATCGCCATGGGCATTTCAGGT ACGTAAATAGGCAAGTCTCAGACAATTCTATTAAACAATGATTTCTTGTCGATAATTACTGGAATTGAAGAAGGGCGAAGACTGTTTGATAACTTGAAATTAAGTATCGCTTATATTGTGGCCAGTAACTTTCCAGAGATAACACCCTTCTTGGCGTTCATCATTCTTGGAATTCCTTTGCCTGTAGGCGTCatatgtgtattgtgtatagaTCTAGGCACAGATATGTACCCTGCTGCTTCCCTGGCATATGAGAAGTCCGCATCCGACATCAAGATCAG aaaaccCTCAGTGCTTCATGTAGATCACCTTGTCAATAGACAACTACTTTTCATGGCTTACGGTCAAATCGGTGTAATCAAAGCCTGCGCTGGTTTCTTCACCCATTTCGTTATAATGGCGGAACACAGTTTTCTACCTGGTAAATTGCTGGATCTCCGTTCGGCGTGGGACAGCGTCGTAGTGAACGACTTGCGAGACAGTTTCGGCCAAGAATGGACGTACGAACAACGCGAGATTCTCGAACACACTTGCCATACCGCTTTCTTCGTCAGCATAGTGATCGTTCAAGTGGCCAACGTCGTGATTTGCAAAACCCGGCGGAACTCTCTTTTTTATCAGGGCATGCATAACTGGGTCCTCAACTTCGGCATacttttcgaaataataattgCCTGCGTCGTCTGCTAGGTGCCGTACATGGACAAGATCCTCAGGACTTACCCGTTGAAGTTAGAATGGTGGCTACCGCATGTACCGTACGCTATAATTATCTTGATCTACGACGAGCTACGAAAGCTTTGGATCAGGAAGAATCCTGAAGGATGGTGGGACAGGGAAACGTGTTATTAA